A single window of Bombyx mori chromosome 9, ASM3026992v2 DNA harbors:
- the LOC101737233 gene encoding uncharacterized protein LOC101737233 encodes MPELGSTHAIALRRFLNLEKKLQADRYLRVKYIDFMADYQKLGHMSPCHPSTFAHKPHFYIPHHGIFKSGSDKLRTVFDGSCKSSNGVSLNDCLHTGPALQQDIVDIILSFRTHPVVFSTDICMMFRNILIHPDQRRYQLILWRSSPDQPLLTYALNTVTYGLRSSPYHAIRTLIQLADDEGHRYPAAAQVLRKSIFVDDILTGHDSVVKAQALQNDLINLLALGGFQLSKWTSNCPQLLERFPDDQCDMPKDFDISPDSNSIKVLGIQWIPQSDELTYRISLPSIKQITKRSILSTVASLYDPNGWVTPVIFRAKLLLQKLWLLKLEWDEHTPVEVQTEWNRISQDLPQLSTFRLPRLICTNKLKSTYTLHGFADASEAGFAAVIYLHELDEHRCVNVYLVIAKSRVAPVKNRLTIPKMELSAASLLTQLMIRVSTQLLSHITIKQHICWSDSTIVLAWLNTPPHRLQVFEANRVAKITSNPITSTWKHVPTNLNPADCASRGMSAQSLSAHDLWWSPSWLKEPPDTWPKMPPALGHHALPGLKPKKVPAHIAVPDLDLDLLTRFSSLDKLVGVTACIKRFIFNCRHNSTDRRSGPLTVGERRDALLFWVRSVQHNEFAEDIYRLQAGKICTVRLQRLSPLMKDDLLRVGGRLTHAPIRYDAQHPLVLPSSSPLVDLIIDHYHRINCHPGADTLHAILRQQFWILSARRVIRHRVYKCIRCFRYRAQARAPLMADLPADRVTPRPVFSQVSTDFAGPFLIKSSTLRNVKLMKAYFCVFVCLSTKAVHLELVSSLSTEAFLAAMQRFVSRRGTPTLIRSDCGTNYVGAKNHLIEVQDFLAQNNDTITHRLANQHITWLLQPPTGPWFGGLHEIAVKSTKKLLYHVIGEQHLTFEEFSTLLTRVEAVLNSRPLCPLSSDPSDFEPLTAGHFLIGRSLTALPEPSFDDRPLSALKRFQLIQALSQRFWTLWTKSYLHTLQTRSKWLSTSSPPQVGELVLIKEDNQPPLQWKLGRIIRTLPGKDVVIRVVDLDTKHGSLRRPVFKLARLPLDSAHEEVQPRPPQLYFDIFAISYISKVKGPYPDS; translated from the coding sequence ATGCCCGAGTTAGGAAGTACCCATGCCATAGCATTGCGTAGGTTTCTTAATCTTGAAAAGAAGTTACAAGCTGACCGATATCTCCGTGTGAAATACATTGACTTCATGGCAGATTATCAGAAGCTGGGTCACATGTCCCCATGCCACCCGAGTACTTTTGCTCATAAACCTCACTTCTATATCCCTCATCATGGTATCTTCAAGTCGGGATCAGACAAGCTACGCACTGTTTTTGATGGTAGCTGTAAAAGCTCAAATGGTGTCAGCCTAAATGACTGTTTACACACTGGTCCAGCTCTTCAACAGGACATTGTCGATATTATCTTGTCGTTTAGAACTCATCCCGTAGTTTTCAGCACTGACATTTGTATGATGTTCAGAAACATACTCATACATCCCGATCAGAGGCGTTACCAGCTCATtctctggcgctcttcgccagATCAGCCCCTGCTTACATATGCCTTAAACACTGTTACATACGGGTTAAGATCAAGCCCATATCATGCTATACGCACTTTAATCCAATTAGCGGATGATGAAGGTCATCGCTATCCTGCAGCTGCTCAAGTGCTGCGCAAGTCCATATTCGTCGATGATATTCTCACTGGTCACGATTCTGTAGTAAAGGCTCAAGCTCTCCAAAACGACTTGATTAACTTACTAGCCTTAGGTGGTTTTCAGCTCAGTAAATGGACCTCAAACTGCCCTCAGCTTCTTGAAAGATTTCCCGATGATCAGTGTGACATGCCCAAGGACTTTGACATTAGCCCAGACTCCAACTCCATAAAAGTATTAGGTATACAGTGGATTCCTCAATCGGATGAGTTAACTTATCGTATTTCTCTCCcctcaataaaacaaattaccaaACGCTCAATCCTCAGCACAGTCGCCTCTCTTTATGACCCTAACGGTTGGGTTACTCCTGTTATCTTCCGCGCAAAGCTTCTCCTACAGAAGCTGTGGCTTCTAAAGTTAGAATGGGACGAACACACCCCTGTTGAAGTACAGACAGAATGGAACCGCATATCACAGGATCTGCCCCAATTGTCAACCTTTCGTTTGCCTCGCCTTATTTGTACAAACAAACTTAAGTCTACTTACACGCTTCACGGGTTCGCAGACGCCTCAGAGGCAGGTTTTGCTGCCGTTATTTATCTCCATGAACTCGATGAGCACAGATGTGTCAACGTATACCTCGTAATTGCTAAATCACGAGTCGCACCCGTTAAAAATCGTCTTACCATCCCCAAGATGGAGTTATCTGCTGCAAGTCTCTTAACACAGCTTATGATACGTGTCTCGACTCAATTGTTGTCCCATATTACCATAAAGCAACACATATGCTGGTCAGACAGTACCATTGTCCTAGCATGGCTAAACACACCTCCTCATAGACTTCAGGTCTTTGAAGCTAACAGGGTTGCCAAGATAACATCCAATCCAATCACCTCCACATGGAAACATGTTCCTACAAACCTGAACCCTGCAGACTGTGCGAGCAGGGGAATGTCTGCCCAGTCACTATCAGCTCATGATCTTTGGTGGTCTCCTAGCTGGCTGAAGGAGCCTCCTGACACCTGGCCCAAAATGCCTCCTGCTCTAGGCCACCATGCATTACCAGGTCTGAAGCCCAAGAAAGTACCAGCTCATATAGCAGTTCCTGACCTCGACCTTGACTTGCTTACTCGATTCAGTTCTCTCGACAAGCTCGTTGGAGTGACAGCTTGCATAAAACGCTTTATTTTCAATTGTAGACACAACTCAACTGATAGGCGCTCTGGTCCCTTGACAGTTGGAGAACGTAGAGATGCTCTGTTATTCTGGGTTCGCTCTGTTCAACACAATGAGTTTGCGGAAGATATTTACCGTCTTCAGGCAGGCAAGATTTGTACCGTTCGACTTCAGCGTCTTTCACCCTTGATGAAAGATGATCTCTTGAGAGTTGGTGGTCGCCTCACTCATGCGCCAATAAGATACGATGCTCAGCATCCTCTCGTTCTGCCCAGCTCTAGCCCACTAGTTGATCTCATCATAGACCACTATCACAGAATAAACTGTCATCCCGGGGCTGACACATTACACGCTATCCTCCGTCAGCAGTTCTGGATACTCTCAGCACGTCGTGTCATCAGGCATCGCGTGTACAAATGCATTAGATGTTTCCGATATCGCGCTCAGGCCAGAGCTCCGTTGATGGCTGATTTGCCCGCAGACAGGGTCACACCCCGGCCAGTATTTAGTCAGGTCTCTACAGATTTTGCTGGCCCGTTTCTCATTAAATCTAGTACTTTACGTAATGTAAAACTCATGAAGGCATACTTTTGTGTCTTTGTTTGCTTATCTACTAAGGCGGTTCACTTGGAACTCGTTTCGTCACTCAGCACTGAAGCGTTTCTTGCTGCAATGCAACGGTTTGTATCGCGTCGCGGTACTCCTACTCTTATCCGTTCTGACTGTGGCACAAATTATGTAGGAGCTAAGAATCATCTCATTGAGGTACAAGATTTTCTCGCGCAAAATAATGACACAATCACGCATAGGCTCGCTAATCAGCACATAACTTGGCTGCTCCAACCGCCCACGGGACCCTGGTTCGGGGGCCTTCACGAAATTGCGGTCAAGAGCACTAAGAAGTTACTTTATCATGTTATAGGTGAACAGCACCTCACGTTTGAagaattttccacacttttaaCTCGAGTCGAGGCAGTACTTAATTCCAGACCTCTCTGCCCACTTTCGTCAGATCCCTCCGATTTTGAGCCACTAACAGCTGGCCACTTTCTTATTGGCCGTTCACTCACCGCTCTCCCTGAGCCATCTTTTGATGATAGGCCATTATCAGCTCTTAAGCGTTTTCAGCTCATCCAAGCTCTCTCTCAGCGTTTTTGGACTCTGTGGACCAAATCCTATCTCCATACCCTCCAAACCCGCTCCAAATGGCTTTCCACATCCTCACCTCCTCAAGTTGGAGAGCTCGTCCTCATCAAAGAGGACAATCAGCCCCCGCTGCAATGGAAACTTGGAAGGATTATCCGCACGTTACCCGGCAAGGATGTAGTGATCAGAGTCGTGGATTTGGACACGAAGCATGGAAGTCTGCGGAGACCTGTGTTCAAGTTAGCCAGGTTGCCGCTGGATTCAGCACATGAAGAAGTTCAGCCCCGGCCGCCCCAGCtgtattttgacatttttgcaatttctTACATTTCAAAAGTAAAGGGTCCTTACCCAGATTCTTAG